A stretch of DNA from Phycisphaerales bacterium:
CCGCTGAACGATCGGCTCCACGCGGGCACGCACGGCCGTGATGAGGTCGCCAAGGTTGTACCCCGGCGCGATGTTGCAGGAAACCACGGCCTTGCGCTGGGCCGACTCCCTGGCGATCAGGTTACTGGTGCGCTGGGGGTAGATTTCTGCGACCTCCGACAGCCGCACGGTCGCGCCCGCGCGGTTGCGCAGGAGCAGCCCCTGCACCTGCTCCACGCTCTCCCTCTGATCGGGCGAGAGGCGCACGGTCAGGTCATAGCGTCGCACGCCCTGGTTCACCTCGGCCACGTGAACGCCAGCGAGCGCCGCCTCCACCTGCGCCGCGGCTTCGCCCGGAGTCAGCCCCGCGGCCGCGAGGTCGTGCGGGCGATAGCTGATCGTGAGGGAGGTGATCATCACCTCGCGGTTTGCCGTGACGTCGCGAGCCCCCGGCAGCATGCGGAGCTCGGCCTCGATCTGCCGCGCGAGCGTGCGGAGGGTGGCGAGGTCTTCGCCGTAGACGTTGATGGCGATGGCCGCGGGGGTGCCGGAGAGAATGTGCGAGAGCCGGTGCTCGATGGGCTGGCCAATGGCAACGGTAACGCCGGGGATGGAGCCGGCGAAGCCGGCGATGTGCTCGCGGACGGCGTCCTTGTCGGCCCCGGGCAGCAGGGCGATGTCGATCTCCGAGCTGCTGACGGGCTCGGCGTGCTCGTCGCGTTCCGCTCGCCCCGTGCGCCGGGTGACGGTGCGGACGCCCTCGATGCCGACCAGGCGGCGCTCGACGCCGGAGGCGATTCGGTTCGATTCCTCCAGCGAGGTGCCGGGTGGGGACATCAGGAACAGCGTCAGCGAGCCCTCGTTGAACTCGGGGAGGAAGGCGGTGCCGAAGGTGCGGCCCAGCAGGAGTGCGGCCGCCGTCGAGAGGACCGCCGCGGTGAGGACCACGCCCCGACGCCGGATCGAGGCGCGGAGCAGGGGCTCGTAGCCGCGCTTCAGCCAGCGGACCAGGAAGCCCTCCCCGAGTTCGTGCCGGGCGTCTCCGGAGGCGAGCTTCCCACGCAAGAGCAGGCCGCAGAGGGCGGGTGTGACGGTGAGGGCCACGAAGAGCGAGGCGAGGATCGAGATGATGTAGGTCACGCCCAGGGGCTGGAAGAAGCGGCCCTCGAGCCCCTCCAGGAAGAGCAGGGGCACGAAGACAATCACGATGATCACGGTGGCGAACACCATCGAGGGGCGGATCTCGTTGCTGGCGTCGAACACCACGTCGTTGACCGGCCGGCGTTCGCCCGCGGGCAGCGCGGCGTTGAGGCGCAGGCGGCGGTAGACGTTCTCGACGTCGATGATGGCGTCGTCCACAAGGACGCCGATGGCCACGGCGAGGCCGCCCAGCGTCATCACGTTGAGCGAGAGGCCCAGTCCGCGCATGGCCAGCAGCGCCACCGCAAGCGAGAGGGGCAGGGCCGTGAGCGTGATGATCGTCGTGCGGACGTTCAGCAGGAACAGCACGAGAATGACCGCGACGATGATGGTGGCGTCCCGCAGAACGTGCACGACGTTGCTCACCGAGCGCTCGATGAAGTCGGCCTGGCGGAACGCGTGGGGGTTGAGCGAGATGCCCCTGGGCACGCTGGGGGCGAGCTGGGCGAGCGCCTCGTCGATTTGCCGGGTGAGCGCGAGCGTGTTGGTGCCGGGGCTCTTCTGGAGCGTGAGGACCACCGCGGGGCGTGCGTCGCTGGAGGCCGTGCCACGCTTGGGGGCAGGGCCCAGGGCTACATCGGCGACTTGCCCCATCGTGACCGGGACGCCCTGGTGAAATGACACGATGGTGGACTCGATGTCGCGCACGGAACGCACGCGGGCCGTCTGGCGGAGGGGCAGCTCCTGCCTGTCAACGTTGGGCAGGTAACCGGCGCTGGCGGTGCTGTGGGCGTTCTTCGCGGCCTCGGCAACGTCCTGCACCGTGAGGTTGTAGAGGGCGAGCCGGTCCTGACGGACGTTGACCTGGTACTCGGGAAGTTCGCCGCCGATCGCGGAGACCTGGGCGACGCCCGGCACCGCGAGCAGGCGGTTGCGAAGGTCAAACTCGGCGTACGCGCGGAGGTCCAGCGGCGAGACGGTGCCGTCGGGCGAGGACACCGCGAGCAGCATGAACTCACCAGTGATGGAAGTGACGGGTGTGATCTCGGAGTGGGCCTCGGGGGGGAGCGACTCGCGGACACCGGCGAGGCGCTCGCTCACGAACTGGCGTGCGCGGTAGATGTCGGTGCCCCAGTCGAACTCGACCCACACCAGGGAAAGGGAGATGGCGCTGGCGCTGCGGACGCGTCGGACGCCGGGCAATCCGTTGACGCTCGTCTCGATGGGGAAGGTGACGTACTGCTCTACTTCGTCGGCGGCGAGCCCGCCCGCCTCGGTGAGGACCACGACCGTCGGCGCGTTGAGCTCCGGGAACACATCCACCGGCGTGCGCGGCAGCTGCCACAAGGCGTACCCCAACAGCAGAACCCCCAGCAGCAGGACCACGCCGGAGTGGCGGAGCGAGAAAGCAATGAGGTGCTTGAGCATGAGGGCTTAGTCCTCGCCCTCGTGGAAGGTCCCGTCGGCGTGGAAGTGGCCGCCCTTCTGCGCGGTGCCGCTGGTCGCCACCATGAGCTGGTACACGCCGTCGACCACGACCTCGTCACCCTCGCGAACGCCGCTGTTGACGACCACGAAGCGGCCGTCGTCCTCGCCGAGGTCTGCCTCTAGCCGCATGACGCGGTCCGGGTTCTTCGGATCGCGCCGGAAGATGATCGGGGTAAGTCCGTCGCGCGCGACCGCCTGCACAGGTACTGCGAGTTGGCTGTTACTGCCCTCGTCCTGAGGCGTGAGCTCAAGGAAGCCGGAGACGCCGGCCCGGGCCCAGGGGATGGGCGATGAGGGAGTGACAAGCAGATCGATCGACCGCTGCTGCGGGTCTGCAACCGGAGCGATAGCGAGGGTTCCCCGGAGGGGAGCCGCCGCGGAAGCCGGGTCCCCAATCGGCGGCACGATGACCGCGGGCATGCCCGGCGTGATGCGTCGGAGGTCAGCCTGCGGGGCATGAGCCCGAAACAGCACACGCGTCGGGTCCACGACGCTCAGCACCGGCGCGGTGGCGTCAACCCACGACCCGTTGGAGACCGCGATGTTCTCCACTGCCCCCGGCGCCGTGGCGCGGACTTCGACGATGCTCAGCGTGCGCCAGGACGGCGCTCCGCCGCCCGCAAGCCCCTGCAACTCCCCGACCGGAACCCCGGTGAGGGATGCGAGCGAGGACAGCGTGAGCTCG
This window harbors:
- a CDS encoding HlyD family efflux transporter periplasmic adaptor subunit, producing the protein MTPLRCVTFVPLVTLVTLAGCRREAEPASAPATQHAPAPTNRVDIPASVRQNLGITFAKVQKRAVGRTLRIPGSFEALPTARQEHRAPAPGRVQLLVNPAATVDSGTPLYRLDTPRLRELQERLAEAIAATSLATAGLDAMGPLRQAHEVHEQNLRTAEQMWAARVAKLEELRAAGAGSGANIAEAQAALAAARADISEAHEKHAELDAQEGKLRAEQSAATLRVELTLSSLASLTGVPVGELQGLAGGGAPSWRTLSIVEVRATAPGAVENIAVSNGSWVDATAPVLSVVDPTRVLFRAHAPQADLRRITPGMPAVIVPPIGDPASAAAPLRGTLAIAPVADPQQRSIDLLVTPSSPIPWARAGVSGFLELTPQDEGSNSQLAVPVQAVARDGLTPIIFRRDPKNPDRVMRLEADLGEDDGRFVVVNSGVREGDEVVVDGVYQLMVATSGTAQKGGHFHADGTFHEGED
- a CDS encoding efflux RND transporter permease subunit, coding for MLKHLIAFSLRHSGVVLLLGVLLLGYALWQLPRTPVDVFPELNAPTVVVLTEAGGLAADEVEQYVTFPIETSVNGLPGVRRVRSASAISLSLVWVEFDWGTDIYRARQFVSERLAGVRESLPPEAHSEITPVTSITGEFMLLAVSSPDGTVSPLDLRAYAEFDLRNRLLAVPGVAQVSAIGGELPEYQVNVRQDRLALYNLTVQDVAEAAKNAHSTASAGYLPNVDRQELPLRQTARVRSVRDIESTIVSFHQGVPVTMGQVADVALGPAPKRGTASSDARPAVVLTLQKSPGTNTLALTRQIDEALAQLAPSVPRGISLNPHAFRQADFIERSVSNVVHVLRDATIIVAVILVLFLLNVRTTIITLTALPLSLAVALLAMRGLGLSLNVMTLGGLAVAIGVLVDDAIIDVENVYRRLRLNAALPAGERRPVNDVVFDASNEIRPSMVFATVIIVIVFVPLLFLEGLEGRFFQPLGVTYIISILASLFVALTVTPALCGLLLRGKLASGDARHELGEGFLVRWLKRGYEPLLRASIRRRGVVLTAAVLSTAAALLLGRTFGTAFLPEFNEGSLTLFLMSPPGTSLEESNRIASGVERRLVGIEGVRTVTRRTGRAERDEHAEPVSSSEIDIALLPGADKDAVREHIAGFAGSIPGVTVAIGQPIEHRLSHILSGTPAAIAINVYGEDLATLRTLARQIEAELRMLPGARDVTANREVMITSLTISYRPHDLAAAGLTPGEAAAQVEAALAGVHVAEVNQGVRRYDLTVRLSPDQRESVEQVQGLLLRNRAGATVRLSEVAEIYPQRTSNLIARESAQRKAVVSCNIAPGYNLGDLITAVRARVEPIVQRAGYTVHFGGQFEAQQSASRTLLVAGAGVALAMLLLLQLSTGSLRAALLVMINLPLAIIGGLLAIYFTQTPGGLAGVWHNSLALLGLSSRPYLPPVISIASMVGFITLFGIAVRNGILLVNHYQHLMQHEGKPLAEAVVQGSMERLVPILMTALAAALGLVPLALAAGRPGSELLAPLALVVLGGLLTSTFLNLVVVPAGYALIFGPDTGAISNNESMLGRVTRAFRRRPTSTSTGD